The segment aaaagttgtggttaaGTTTAAAGCGGagcttggatctaaaaagatttcccaatcgttgaacatctcaaggagcactgttcaatccatcatccagaaatggaaagagtatggcacaactgcagACCTACCCAGACCTGGCcatccaccaaaacttacagaacaaaCAAGAATAGCACTCAACAGAGATGCAGCCTGGAAGCCCATTGAAAACCATAAGAAGTCTCATTTACAGTTCACTataagtcatttggaggacacagcaaacatgtggcagaagacactctggtctgatgagaccaaattCGAACTTTTTGGTCTAAAAGCAAAATGCTACGTGTGGAGaaaaactaacactgcacatcactctgaacacaccatccccacagtccaacacagtggtggcagcatcatgctgtgggggtgtttgatgggaagatggatggagctaaatacagggcaaacttggaagaaaacctgttggagtctgcaaaagacttgagactggggcagaggttcaccttccagtaACCAACGATTCCaatgatcctaaacataaagccaaagtgacaatggaatggtttaaagcaaaacatattcatgtgttggAATGGCCCGACAATGTCcggacctaaatccaattgagaatctgtaGCAAGATCTGAAACCTTCAGTTCACAAACGTTCTCCATCAAATGTGACAGAGCTTGAACTattttgccaggaagaatgggcaaaaatttcagtGTGTAGCTGTGTAAAGGTGGTGGAGACgtaccccaaaagacttgcagctgtaattgcagcaaaaggcagtgccacaaagtattgacttaagggggctgaatacttttgcacgctgtacttttcagttttgtatttttgatgatgtataattttctttctacatcacacttatgtaccattctgtgttacttattcacattaatgcaaattaaaaaatatttaaatttgcggtcgtgacttgacaaaatttgaaaaagttccagggggatgaatagttttgcaagccactgtatacacgttgagaggaaccagctgaggtggctcgggcatctgctcaggatgcctcctggacgcctccctagggaggtgttctgggcatgtcccaccgggaggaggccccggggaagacccaggacacgctggagggactatgtctctcggctggcctgggaacgccttggggtcccaccggaggagctggaggacgtgtccggggtgagggaagtctgggagtccctgcttagactgctgcccccgcgacccggcccaggataagcggaagaaaatggatggatggatgtatatATTTCAATAACCAACTGATACCTGATCAAAATGTTAGGTATTGAACAACTCTATAAACTTTTAAACTTCAGGTTAATCTTAGGGTTTAAGTTAAGGTAATTATGTTTAAGGGTTTTATCAGTCTCCAGGGAATGAGTGTaaatgtaatgtccccacaaAGCATGGAAggataatgtgtgtgtgtgtgtgtgaataagcgcatgtcttgtgtgtgtgttcatgaaAATGCAGTCTCCAGagcaaataaaacaatgaaacacagactggttgttgttttaaactgttgtaGTGGGGCCTGGTCTGCTCCTGGAAGCCGCTCAGGCAGATGATCCAGACCATCTACATGGGAGGGGTCCTCACAGGGGCCATCGTCTTTGGAGGGCTCTCAGACAAGTGAGTACAAGGGCTATATTCAGGTCGTCTTTTCTTCCCAAGACCCcgctgacagagggctctgatAGATTTTCCAACAGATCCTCACAGTATGCTAGAGTTTGtcaggtctgtccagcttcctTCCCCACCAGCAAATCCAACTCTGGTGGTCAGTGAACAGCACTGCCCTTCTCTTCACCCAAATGTCCAAGACACACGGCCGAaggtgactagcacagaagtccaataacagaacaccgctTGGGTTCAGATCAAGGAGGCTGTTCTTCCCGATCTGCCCTCTCCAGGTAACACTGTTGTTGCCCATGTGGGTGTTGACGTCCCCCtgtagaacaatggagtccaAGGCTCTCTCCACCAGAGAAGTCAAGAGCCCAAATccctcaaggagttgggttccagaacacaagctgtgcatggaggtgaggctgacttTACCTTGCTCAACttcctgcacaagctcaggctccttcttcCCCAGCGAGGTGCCATTCCATGTCCCCATAGCCAGTTTCCATGTCTGAAGAGGTGATCATCAAGGCCCCGCATTCAGCTGCCACCAAATCCCTCTGCACCTTACGGATCCTACTGTaggtggtgggtccatgggAGGACAGTCCCATGTCACTCCTTGTGCCTGGCCGGGCCTAGTGGGCCACCAGACGCTCGCTGACAAATACCCACCCTAGGCCTGGCTCCCATGTGGGCCCCAATGGAGCCAATCAGGGTGATGTAACTGGCTTTGATATTTCGCTAACATGTAAAATACATAGTGTCCAAAACTACAGTTTAAAAGGTCCTAATGATACATATCCTAATATAGATCAAACTGTTAACAAGGTTTTGTGTCATCTAGGTTTGGGCGCCGGTCTGTCCTAATATGGTCATACCTGCAGTTGGGTGTGTTGGGCTGTAGTTCCGCCCTGTCTCCTTCTTACACCACCTATTGCATCTTCCGCTTCCTCAGTGGCATGGCCGTGTCTGGAATTATCCTCAACGGAGTCTCACTCAGTAAGGACATAATGCTATGAGAGGATTCTAAAAGGAAGAACTCTAAAATCTCTTCCATACAGCAAAGTTATTTGAAATAAACTGGTTAACCATCCTGGACACCCCTGTTGAACTAGTGAAAGTTGTAAAAGTCTGGTTTCTGTCTCATGTCCTGCCAGAGGTGGAGTGGATCCCTACAAAGCAGCGCACTTTGGTGGGGACTCTTTCATCCTTCTTCTTCACCATCGGTCAGCTGGTGCTGGCGGGGCTGGCCTTCTGGCTCAGGGACTGGAGGAAGCTGCAGGTGGTCGTCTGTTTGCCAGCGTTCCTTTTCTTCGCCTACAGCTGGTTGGTTGTCCTCAGTCTTGATGTTCTGTCCCTGATTCTTCCGCTGAAGGTGTGCTCCATGTGTATTCAGGTGGTACAGTGAGTCAGCACGCTGGCTGATGCTTAACGGCCGCTCTGAAGATGCTTTGAAGTCACTGCAGCGCGTAGCAAGAACCAACGGCAAAAAGGACATCGCTGAGAAACTCACAGTCCAGGTACTGGAGTTAGACCAGGGATGTGTGAACAACAGGACTTCACAAAAGAATCACAATCAAAAGCACAATTTTAATGGTCATAATAAAACACAGAGGCCTCAATTCATTTTGGTTACGATTATGCAGAGAATCAAAATACCCTGTCTCCATAGGGACTTATAATGTATAAAAGCTTGTAGTCCAGACTACCTCCCCCTGTCAGACTAACATGACCTCTGAGCTGGTGTCTTTGATGCAGATGTTAGAGGATCACATGAAGAAGGAGCTGGAATCCCGAAAGTCCACGTACACAGCTGTGGACCTGATCCGGACCAGAGCCGTCCGGCAGATCTCAGTCTGCCTGATGGTGGTCTGGTGAGAGCTGCACCTCAGAGTAGGCTGTCAGTAGGCCTACAGTACTGACCACACTTATGTCCGGCAGGTTCGCCACATCGTTCGCTTACTACGGCATCGCCATGGACCTGCAGAAGTTTGGGGTGAGACTAGAGATGGACCAGTATTATATGACATACACTTAACACTgtgtccctctcctccacagGTTAGCATCTATCTGATCCAGGTGATCTTTGGCTCAGTGGACTTCCCGGCCAAGTTCCTGGCTCTGGGGATGCTCAGCATGCTGGGGAGGAGGGTCACTCAGGCGTCTTGTCTGTTCATGTCTGCAGCGGTCATCTTCGCCAACATCTTGGTGCCCAGAGGTCAGCTCCCTGTTACTGCAGGCTTGTCAGTGTGGCTTATGTGTTACTCGGAGAGATGATAAAACTACTTGTGTTGTTCTGACTAAAACTACTTTCGGACATTTTAGGTTTGGCCTTTCATGGTGTTGAAAGTAACTGAGTAATTGTTATGGTGGGGACGATGGGTAGAGTTGGGCGTCCAGTACCACTTTACTTGGAAGTCAAATACTTAACACTATAGGCCCCTTTCACGCTGCTGCATGGGTTGTTCCAGTTCTTTCAAAAGTTAGCTGAGTGGTGTTAAAATAAGTCAATATTTATATATCAGACAGCAGACAGCGGATGGATAATCACAGTCTCAAGCTTGTGTCCCAAAGCCGATGCTaattgaaacaaaaaattatttatatttactattaAGTTTTGAATGTTCTATTTTGAGATTAGATTATCTACATTTAGATTATGTTAACATTTGTTTCAAGACACAAATATCTACTTATAAACAGACctttcctctggtgaagtattcacaTTGTAGCAAATGTACTAACATCCTGTTTGTGATTATCCGTAACTAAAGCCTCCGTAACTAAAGCCTCTTTTCCATTGGAATGGTTCATTTGGGGCCACTTTGGCATGGGTCTGTTTAGTGTGACTCCCTACAGCTGAGATGCATGTCCATGCTCCTGGTACGGCTCCAGGTCGAGAACTCTGCTATGTGAGATCCCGATGTCACCAAAATATAACTCATGtcttcttaataaataaaattaaaatctttCTTGAATTTTTTAATCATCAGGCCAATCTCAGCGTCACAAAAAGACCTTTAGTAATGTTTGCGGTGCTATGAGACGCAGCTAAAGCTAGTGTAAACACTAAACTACTGGTTTATTGTCAGctttttctacatttatttGACATCTCTGCACTTCTATGCCGCGTTTTAACCTCCTTATGTATTGCAGTGGGTTGGGTGCATGTTAGATGTattatgcactggaaatatGATATTTTTGATCTTGATGCAAGTGGCATGCATCGGTAAACGGGAAATAGCTAGTTTGTTTTGGGCAGCATTTCGGCTCACATCACAGAAAATTACGggtgtcaaaataaatcaattctaaaacaaCAGTGTTTCCACCACTGTAAAATGCTCCCCTTAAAATTCACCTTAAACATCGCCTCTGTGGAGTTTACTCGTTTGTCTTCATCACTAAACTGGGAATAATCCTGTGCATTGTATTAAATGCACTTAAAAACACGTGTTGTGCCACAACTTCATTAAAAAACAGCTATTTTAGTGGTTTTTAAGTCATCGTTCACCTCTGAGCTCTCTCTACTGCTCCACGCACcggggcgaggaggaggggggttgTCTTTGAgtgcacagatacacacaccgGGACAGTCCCAGCTTTGAGCCCTGTGTCTCCTGTCTTTGCAGATTTATCCAACACAAATCATTTAATATCTTGTCATTTGTTTcgctaaaatacagaacacaTTGCTTGGAAATGAgcataaggaaaaaaaagtccctcagattatatactgacccacaagttaGTCGAGAATGGACAGTGTTAAATGCtcttttcataattttatttagaCCTGTACCAACCATCTCAGgcaattttgaaaatctggtcaccctagacacacacagaccatgCGTACACACAGAGCAGGTGACTTATGTGAGAATGCactgagacagaggagaaattAATGGGACATTATCGCTACTTTGAATCACTTTTGCTCTCTGCACTGCAGTATGGAATTAACTGGGCCTAGATATTGATTGAACAgatctattatttttattgaattatgaacttaaaaaatactaaatacaatTTCAGGTATCTTCTCTCTGATTCTTGCCTGATCTAAGAACAATTATATTTTGTATGGATGTACAATTTACACAAAAGATTGTTACAACAGGGAGCTTGAagtcaaaatgtataaaataaatgtttttcaatgaaAAATAGCCTCAGAATTGAATTTAGAATCAGGACCCCAATAAACCGAATCGTATTGAATCACTAGGGACTTAAAGATTCACACTCCTACAGGCAGtggtttatcacaagatcaagtcgtttggtgagaaattattattttctcttTACATATATGTTTTTGCCATCCTGATGATGATTGTTTGTCCAAGAAATGTACACTTTAGCTTGCTGGTTCTCCAATGTGTATCCAGTCCCGCCTCTCTTGAGCTGGGCCTAAACCTGCTAGATCCCCTTGGGATGTAGTATCTTCAGTGGTCTGCTTGGGACCCCTCAAATGGGTCTACACAGATCACTTTACACTGTGTAAACACTCAGGGTCCACACTCTTCTGCCCCTTAAAGCCCTTATGAAAACAAGGCTTTACTGTCTGCTGTCTGatatttaaacattgatttaaacaTTGACTAATTTCTCATGGAGAATGAATGGAGcagaaaatatgaatatgtatttttgcgGAAACCGGAGCTAACCAGgcggggtttttttgttttgtataatataagaTGTTTGAACCTTTCAGAGatgcagacactgaggacgACTCTGGCCTGTTTAGGAAAAGCCTTCACGTCGGCCTCCTTCACCACAGTGTACCTGTACACAGGAGAGCTTTACCCCACCGTCATCAGGTACAGCCTCTCACCTGCAGGGGGTGCACAAAGTAATAAAAACCCACAGTGGTCATCAGAAACACCTCCACAACAATAATTACATCAGTAgtataaaatggaaaaatagaACAACGGTGCTGTCTCAGAACTCAGTCGGCATATGCCATTTTTTTGTTGACTAATTTCTTTTTGGCACCAACTTTTTACTGTTGCCATAAAGGTACAGTTTAACAGACATCTGTCTTCCTGTTTTATAGGGCTAATAGTAGGGCAGATATTTTTTCCATCTAATTTAAACGTATTTGACCGGTGGCCTGTTCTCTTTCACAGGCAGACAGGCATGGGGCTGGTGTCCACCATGGCCCGGGTGGGGAGTATGGCTGCTCCGGCGGTGCTCATCCTGGATGAGGTGAGGCTATGAAggctcctgcttgtctctgatTATCTGAGGGCCCCTGCATGTCTGATATGTGCTCTGTACCTATAGGTTTTTCCGTCCCTGCCCAGTATGGTCTATGGAGGAGCTGCAATCATTGCTTGTGGATTTGCCTTATTTCTCCCTGAGACACTGAACCAGCACCTGCCGGAAACCATCGCTGACGTCGAGGAGAAGTGGTGTGGTCCCTGTACCACACTGTACCTCACTGCCCCACACCGCTCCACACCGCCACACACCGCACCAAAGTGCACAACACCACCACACTGTACCACTCCATTGCACCGCACCACCACACTGCAAAACACCATTGCACTGTTCCACACTGTATCACATTGAGAAGAACAATATCAAATTGTACCACACTGTATCACACTGCAGCACACTATACCACACCACCGCACTGTACCACACTGTATCACACTGCACTGTATCATATTACACCACACTGCATCAGACTATACCACACTGTACAACACTGCACcacactgtaccacactgtATAATATTACACCACACTGCACcacactgtaccacactgtATCATATTACACTACACTGTACCACACTGTATCATATTACACcacactgtaccacactgtATATTACATcacactgtaccacactgtATAATATTACACcacactgtaccacactgtATAATATTACACcacactgtaccacactgtATAATATTACATcacactgtaccacactgtATAATATTACACcacactgtaccacactgtATAATATTACACCACACTGTATCATATTACATCATACTGTACCACACTGTATAATATTACACCACACTGCACCACACTGTATCATATTACACCACACTGTATCATATTACACcacactgtaccacactgtATAATATTATACcacactgtaccacactgtaccacactgtATCAGCTTTGTGGAGCATATTTTCCACTCAGATCCCACATCACTCAAATGGGGGAGTATCCTTCATTTCACTGTCAGCAGTAAAAACAGTACCACACTACACCACACATCAGCAGACGTCTGGAGTCCAGGGCATGTGTCAATAGTATGATTTGGAACGAGAGAGACATGAGGAGGATGTGCAGTCACTGGAGCAGAGCAGCCCGTACAGTCTGTAGAGAGCATTGCCTCTTAAAGTCACCTCCACTCTGGCTCGGCTCGGCCACACAGTGCTATCAACTCCTCTGTCTATTGGGAGTCTCCGCTTAGACTAAGACAATGACCCAGCCTCGAATAAGCAGAAAATGAAGAATTAACTCACAAATAGAGGTCAGCTAGAGTAGCGCTACAGTAGCACAATAAAAGCTTACCACGGCCAACTATAATAACCAACATACATAATTTTAGACTGAGAAAAGGTCTTGGTTATGCCTattttgtgtataaaatgtgaaatgtaaaaaGGAAACGTACTTgccataatatatttttgtctgttgttCACAGGTCTGGACTACGGTCTGGCCGAGACCCCGCCCTAAACCACCCAAAAGAAGGCGTGCCtctcaatgacatcacacaggtgGTGGGCGTGTCCAAGGAGCTGCTGCCTTTGAAGGAGATGAAGGATGTGGAGAAGACGGGCCTTAATGCACTCTGACTGTAAAGCACTGCCCAAAACTAGCCATTTTACAGTGTCTAATACAAATGTgctgtaatacattttataacatgaaggatacatttttattctgaaGTAAATTAAAGTTGTGCTAAATTGTACTTGCTTCTTATATCtgggtaaagcaataacatctccatggacacgaaCAGTTGGCAGACAGACTCAAGTTGCACCTTTTATTTGTGACAGAAGTaaattttattctatttaacTTGATAAAAGGTGTGGAATTAGAGACATAATTGAAGCACTGAGATAATGAATTTAGTGTTTTCCTGATCAAGTCCAGACCAAAGGGTGAGCTCTGAATTGCTGGGTTttgaaaaatatcaaaacattaTGTAGATTAATCATATTTAAAGTCACTgtagtatgtaacattttagcccaaaaatagaccaaaataaaagcatgttttgttttgttttgtcattttggtttgcatttattacactgaaaaacacagaaaaaacatgtgctcttactctgagcgggcttgcagctccacaaacctgactcatatttggtctgggcctcctcctgcctATTTCcttggaaatgttcctttggttataacattccacagtataacataaaatgtatccatctctgtggagaatgttccaaagtatggctttaatgtTACActttcatggaatcatgcaggtgacgtcaGCTTCAGAAAGctacatactgtacttttatcAGCTACAATgaagatttttgttgttatataCAGTTCTGTAAAGAATAGAAAGGATCAGGTTcatcatttaccttttggacatTTCACAGGAAGGTACAGCATAAtgtaatcaataataaaactggCAGTATgataaaatcacattaaaaaacaccaaTAAAGGCATTTTATTCAAAGAGGTACATGAACATTCTTTGGCACAGGAGTAATGAGAAGTCTGACACGAGTGAATCATCACATCCGCACAGCCTCGTTTCCATTGGTTTGCTTTGGAGCAGATCGGTACGGCTCGCAAGTAtctccactgtctaaagtgaatTGTACTGCCCAATTTCAAGGATCCAAAGCAACTCTGGAGGGTACTAGCACGGTCTGGGTCCAGGATAACTTTTGCTGCACAAGGGAAAAAGATGATTGGACAAGAAAATCATACTATCTCACCAAATGCTGACTTGATCTTATGATTAACTGTTGCATTTCCAGTGATATGATTTATATGTAGAGCCGACATGTtagcaaaacaaagctagcacGTTAGCGACAGCCATTTCCTGTTAACCAACCACTCACATTAAGATCAAATAGTATTATATTTCTAGTGTATAATGCATCGAATCAAACCCAGTGCACAGCATAAAGAGATGCTAAAGCacgacacagaggagcagagtgaaagTGAAATCAGTGCAGAAACTCTGATGATAAACCGGAGCCGTGCCCAGAGCATGGAGACACTACTTGGTTTGAGGAAGCCACACCAAACTGACCTGCACCAAGCACCCCAAGCAAACTATGCCCTTCGAAAAGAGGCTCAGTTGTTCGTGTGCCCTCCTTTTTAGTGCACACCGCTCTTTTGTTCAATCCCTTCTCTGGTGCACGGCCCCCTCGTGTGCACGGCCCCCTCGTGTGCACGGCCCCCTCGTGTGCACGGCCCTCTCGTGTGCACGCCCGTGTCACATGTGTGGCCCTGGTCCTTGCTCTTCTTGCCCTTGTGCACAGACTTGCCGGTAGAAGTCCTGCAGCAGGCTGAGCTGGTTGGACCGGAGGATGACGTGTGGACGCAGGGCCCGGAGACGCTCACAAGCCTCATCTGGGGTCACGCAgtacacctgacacacacacacagacacacacacagattatgTCATCAACTACAACAGAGCAGAAGGAGCGGGTGGAAGTTATTGCGAAATGAAAAATTCagttcacacattttaaatatatgtccAGGAGAAAATCTGAGTAGTACGACGGAGTATAGGGGTCACTTAGATAAAATCAATTATGCGGGtgctacaagaataaagtcgtaatattacgagaataaagtcataatattatgagaataaatttgtaattttacgagaataaagttgtaattttatgagaataaagtcgaagcctgaaaaagtcataattttatgagaataaagtcacagtactacgagaaaaaagtcgtaatattaggagaataaagtcgtatttctatgagagtataggctgctgtgtgtgaatgagtgaccagtgcgttgtgtgttatggagaatttggagcattttgttcagataaactttcaactggggtttacgcacgatgaaatactgtgtattttaacccaccatcaccacactatcatcagtataagtactttgaagggacactgcaagcatttgagtttgtttagtcgaaGGAACTATACAGATttagaagaaattgctatatctgaacaaaatgctcaaaatttttcataacgcactggtcactcattcacgcacagcagcctgtattctcataaaaatatgactttattctcgtaaaattacaactttattctcgtaatattacgactttattctcgtaaaattatgactattctcataatattacgactttattctcgtaaaattatgactattctcataatattacgactttattctcgtagtactcacataatttattttatttaagtgacccttatactctgtCGTAGAGTAGAGTCGTAGAGTATGTTTTcagaggtctaaactataggGTCATCAGTTTATAATAATGTTGGGTGACCTTTTCTTAGACATTATGTTTTTTTGAGACCCAAACAGAAGGGACTTTCTAAATGAACTCAACTCTGCTGGCAGCTTTGTGTGGGGCACTTTTCTTACATTTGACAGTTGATTGTCCTTTGAGAGGACCCCGGACTGCCTGACACCAATAATGCCATATGTTCATGTTAAAAAGAATTAAGAATTAAGAATTATAAAGAATGTTATGCCAAGTGCAAACATTTCCCTGTCTTTTTTGTTCTCCTTAAATTTCATCTATAAAAATATGGCATTTTGTTTGTAGAAGACATCCtacctaaataaataaagcctTTGCCGTTTCATCATAACAATTCAATTAAATGTTGTTAAAGTATACCTTACCTTAGAAACTACTTTTGTTAGAAActgctactaactactactgtaAGACATATCCCAtgcacttcagaacatgtttgtagaggtctaaactacagggttaagaGCTTTTATACAGAATGAGACCCCATCGAAAAACACAAAGGgcatttcacacacacagatatttgATTCTCACACAGATGATGTGTTGAATGTTGCACTCACCCGTATGAGGTAGGCGGCTGCCATCGTCGCACTGCGGCAGCGCCCAGCTTTACAGTGCACGTACACCGTGTTGCCCTGGTCCCGGTGCCTCACAGCAAACTCCACCCCCCGATGGAGATGCTCCAGAGAGGGTACTCCCAGCAGGTCCACTGTGCTGAGGCGCAGCTGCTCCACCCCCGCCTCTTGCCACTCCTGATTCACAGGTAAACAGGTCACATGTCTTGTGGACAGTATTAGAATTCATCCAGGTTATAAGTGATTcagtttataattttgttttcttctcaaaaacacacctggagttgtgttttgttacattcacacatgttgaacacacAAATCATGcatagtttttctctcaaactgaaaaccctcctccaccttgtgatgccatgtggtaatacaggaagtgtttttaaaatccatacaccttccctagaatcataggataatttcagctctgtaattgccaatctctacagaactaaaggtaaaaggagctgttaacttggaaattACCAATTGATGACACCATACgtttgaacagagcattttgagctctggaggcctagacagactaataataaagggtgactcaaatatgtgtgagaaaaataacaaaattgaatgtttttcaggaagtaacagcattaaaacatggcttaaagctcacagctGACAATTAGAAAGAATCAAGGGTCAAGACTGGACTTTTTGATGAGCGGCATGTTTCAGGGCAACTGGAAAACAACCAGACAACAGAGACAAGTTTACAACATTAGCAATAAAAGGTCCAGTAGAATCAAAAACATccttgaataataataataataatatctagTGGACACAAGGAAGGATTTAGCTGTAGAACATTATTTTCCAAATCCGAGAGAGACCCTGGCTCAAAATACTCCAAGACTGAATTACAGACTGTAGGAGCTACAAGGTCCACAACAGAGTGACAGTCTAAGGCCCCAAACACACTGCACGCCTGGGCGTTTACGTGCGTCAATGTGAGGACGGGTTCCTTCAAACGATATAACGGATGCTTTCTATGTCATGTGATGAGAATACACGCCACGTGCCAAAATGTAGGTTGGATTTTATTTGTGCACCTAGAGCAGAAGGCCGTCCCCTTTCACTGATAattcattataaaaaatatgcatCCAACACAAGCCTAATTCAGAATACACGTGCAGTTTGTGGCAGTTTGTTGACATCAGGTTAGACGTAAACTACATTTGGCAGCTTTAACTACTCTCTGATATTAAACAGGACTGTCTCTGGAGACGGTCTTTTGTTCAtttcctgtgtttttatgtgcgTCTCACACGTCTGTGCTATGGGCTTTGTGCACTTTAGCATGAGTGAAGTAGGCTTGTGGACTGAGCATTGCAAAGAATCTTACACCTAAcctaagaaaggtgagagaTTGCAAAGTTACTGAAACATGGATCGATGAGACatccaaaacctcttcaggggtgtttttgatgagggaacatcattacaacaacaaaaaattgattttgcataacaccctCTTTAAATGAGGGATGCTATCTTGATTTTAGAAGATGAAGTAGATTCTGGGTAAATATACAGAGGAGTAAAGCTGCTGTCTGGAGGGGTGATCTGGTTGACAGTAGAATGAGCATTTGTTAGGTCTTTCCCTTTTCAAATCTGAAGCCTAAAGTCTAGATATAAAAGTCCTATTAACTCAAATCCAGCAGAG is part of the Periophthalmus magnuspinnatus isolate fPerMag1 chromosome 16, fPerMag1.2.pri, whole genome shotgun sequence genome and harbors:
- the oatx gene encoding solute carrier family 22 member 6 translates to MGFSELLEEVGGFGRYQWIHVTLLSLPGLFMASQNLINNFVSGIPEHHCSLPANLSLQNISQVYPENWLKAFIPPDPSGERLERCWRYVVPQWHLLTTNTSLNSSEAETEGCVEGWTFQRSEFIATTVSEWGLVCSWKPLRQMIQTIYMGGVLTGAIVFGGLSDKFGRRSVLIWSYLQLGVLGCSSALSPSYTTYCIFRFLSGMAVSGIILNGVSLKVEWIPTKQRTLVGTLSSFFFTIGQLVLAGLAFWLRDWRKLQVVVCLPAFLFFAYSWWYSESARWLMLNGRSEDALKSLQRVARTNGKKDIAEKLTVQMLEDHMKKELESRKSTYTAVDLIRTRAVRQISVCLMVVWFATSFAYYGIAMDLQKFGVSIYLIQVIFGSVDFPAKFLALGMLSMLGRRVTQASCLFMSAAVIFANILVPREMQTLRTTLACLGKAFTSASFTTVYLYTGELYPTVIRQTGMGLVSTMARVGSMAAPAVLILDEVFPSLPSMVYGGAAIIACGFALFLPETLNQHLPETIADVEEKWSGLRSGRDPALNHPKEGVPLNDITQVVGVSKELLPLKEMKDVEKTGLNAL
- the ptpmt1 gene encoding phosphatidylglycerophosphatase and protein-tyrosine phosphatase 1; its protein translation is MAWLTARLLFYPTLAYNLLMERWSSRRWFDRVDPNLILGALPFKSMTKQLVEEEHVGGVITMNEEYETQLLCNSTQEWQEAGVEQLRLSTVDLLGVPSLEHLHRGVEFAVRHRDQGNTVYVHCKAGRCRSATMAAAYLIRVYCVTPDEACERLRALRPHVILRSNQLSLLQDFYRQVCAQGQEEQGPGPHM